In a genomic window of Thiolapillus brandeum:
- a CDS encoding DJ-1 family glyoxalase III translates to MARVLIPLAQGCEELEAVTVIDLLRRAGIEVVTAGLKDGAVTCSRGVVLVPDTLLEQVLDDDFDMLVLPGGLPGADYLNEDPRIIRLLQQMAQKQKYTAAICAAPKVLASAGLLHGRKATSYPGVLDALQLPDTRYQGDPVVVDGQVITSRGPGTAMDFALELIEKLVGRESRESVESGLVRA, encoded by the coding sequence ATGGCGCGGGTGCTGATACCTTTGGCTCAGGGCTGTGAAGAGCTGGAAGCAGTGACTGTCATCGATCTGTTGCGGCGGGCTGGCATCGAAGTGGTAACCGCCGGTCTGAAGGACGGTGCCGTCACATGCAGCCGTGGTGTGGTACTCGTGCCTGATACGCTTCTGGAGCAGGTTCTTGATGATGACTTTGATATGCTGGTGCTGCCGGGAGGGCTGCCTGGTGCGGACTATTTGAACGAAGATCCCCGTATCATCAGGCTGTTGCAACAGATGGCACAAAAGCAAAAATACACAGCGGCCATTTGCGCTGCCCCCAAGGTGTTGGCCAGCGCCGGCCTGCTGCACGGACGGAAGGCGACTTCCTATCCAGGTGTTCTGGATGCCCTGCAGCTTCCGGATACCCGCTACCAGGGTGATCCCGTGGTGGTGGATGGACAGGTGATTACTTCGCGAGGGCCGGGGACGGCCATGGATTTCGCCCTGGAACTGATAGAGAAACTGGTGG
- a CDS encoding S41 family peptidase: MNKWAAQLIFWMVLSLLSLSVVQGKETPAEKKALPLKELRIFAEIFGRVQQDYVEPVTDRELLDHAIRGMLEGLDPHSAYLDETHFKELQEGTSGEFGGLGIEVGVEDGFIKVIAPIDDTPAQKAGIKAGDLIIRLNERPVKDIGLSEAIKIMRGKPGTSITLTVQREGEHKPLVFNIVRAVIKQASVKARMLAPGFGYVRLAQFQAPTAEDMLAAIRKLEKQNKGPLKGLVLDLRNNPGGVLQGAVAVSDAFLEDGLVVYTQGRAESSALKFHARPGDVLNGAPLVVLVNEGSASASEIVAGALQDHKRAVIMGRTTFGKGSVQTIIPISSKIAIKLTTARYYTPNGRSIQAEGIQPDIELSKVKLKEIKKSLLQVKEADLADHLANPKNAGKSGKGHTNTNGKKKKKLLEEDYELNEALNLLKGITLFSKR, encoded by the coding sequence ATGAATAAATGGGCAGCACAGCTGATTTTCTGGATGGTTCTGAGTCTGTTGTCTCTCTCTGTGGTGCAAGGGAAGGAAACGCCTGCCGAGAAGAAAGCTCTGCCTCTGAAGGAATTGCGCATTTTTGCCGAGATATTTGGCCGGGTGCAGCAGGACTACGTGGAACCGGTCACTGATCGCGAGCTTCTGGATCATGCCATTCGTGGCATGCTCGAAGGCCTGGATCCTCATTCCGCCTACCTGGACGAAACACACTTCAAGGAGTTGCAGGAAGGCACCAGTGGTGAATTCGGCGGTCTGGGCATAGAAGTGGGGGTGGAGGATGGCTTCATCAAGGTCATCGCCCCTATCGACGATACCCCGGCGCAAAAGGCTGGCATCAAGGCAGGAGATCTGATCATTCGCTTGAATGAACGGCCGGTAAAGGATATCGGCCTGAGCGAGGCCATAAAGATCATGCGTGGCAAGCCGGGCACTTCCATCACACTCACGGTGCAGCGTGAAGGAGAACACAAACCCCTGGTGTTCAATATCGTGCGTGCGGTGATCAAGCAGGCCAGTGTCAAAGCACGCATGCTGGCTCCCGGCTTTGGCTATGTGCGTCTGGCGCAGTTTCAGGCTCCCACGGCTGAGGATATGCTCGCGGCCATCCGTAAACTGGAGAAGCAGAACAAGGGGCCACTGAAAGGTCTGGTGCTGGACCTGAGGAACAATCCCGGAGGTGTGCTGCAGGGAGCGGTAGCCGTGAGTGATGCCTTTCTCGAAGATGGCCTGGTGGTTTACACCCAGGGACGTGCCGAAAGCTCGGCACTGAAGTTTCATGCCCGTCCTGGCGATGTTCTCAACGGAGCACCACTGGTGGTGCTGGTCAACGAAGGATCCGCTTCCGCCTCTGAAATTGTTGCCGGAGCCCTGCAGGATCACAAGCGTGCGGTGATCATGGGGCGTACCACTTTCGGCAAGGGCTCGGTTCAAACCATTATCCCCATCAGCAGCAAGATTGCCATCAAGCTCACCACTGCCAGGTATTACACACCCAACGGGCGTTCCATCCAGGCAGAGGGAATTCAGCCTGACATCGAACTGAGCAAGGTCAAACTCAAGGAAATCAAAAAAAGCCTGCTGCAGGTGAAGGAAGCGGATCTGGCAGATCATCTGGCCAACCCCAAAAACGCTGGGAAGAGCGGGAAGGGCCACACGAATACAAACGGGAAAAAGAAGAAAAAGCTGCTTGAAGAAGACTATGAGCTGAATGAAGCTCTCAACCTTCTCAAGGGCATCACCCTGTTCAGCAAAAGATAG
- a CDS encoding murein hydrolase activator EnvC family protein, producing the protein MSALARVGVGLLWLLLAGMAGAEQGGTDQSRAGDIRQQQEKRQLLRHQIQALQAELSRIRKQKESLVAELADREREMSALHLKLRDLNHESENLQKQLHQLQNRREVLEKAMREDAARLARLLRSAYVAGRQERLKLFLNQQDPALLNRMLAYHDYIGRERARQLRQLQADTEELQQLAGQIVSRQQALEQTRARAEEQRHSLAEKQQQRQKLLGKIDASLSRKSRRLARWQEDERRLGELLEHIQSTLESLDFPEQKGFRESRGHLPWPLQGRLRKRFGAEKIGNLRWDGVIIDAREGDGVKAVHAGRVAWADWLRGYGLLMIIEHGNGFMTLYGNNQSLFKETGDWVEAGEVIAQAGDGRMDNTAGIYFGIRHKGKALNPVRWCGKHK; encoded by the coding sequence ATGTCCGCGCTTGCTCGGGTTGGAGTCGGATTGCTTTGGCTGTTGCTGGCTGGAATGGCCGGTGCAGAGCAGGGGGGCACTGACCAATCCCGGGCCGGGGACATTCGGCAGCAACAGGAGAAACGTCAGCTTCTGCGCCATCAGATACAGGCGTTGCAGGCAGAACTGAGCCGCATCCGGAAGCAGAAAGAAAGCCTGGTGGCGGAACTGGCGGACAGGGAGCGGGAGATGAGCGCCCTGCATCTGAAGTTACGTGATCTGAATCACGAATCTGAAAACCTTCAGAAACAACTGCATCAGTTACAGAACAGAAGGGAAGTACTGGAAAAGGCCATGCGTGAGGATGCCGCCCGGCTTGCCCGCCTGCTGCGTTCTGCCTATGTGGCTGGCCGCCAGGAACGCCTGAAGCTTTTTCTTAACCAGCAGGATCCTGCTTTGCTGAATCGCATGCTCGCCTACCATGACTATATTGGACGGGAGCGTGCCCGTCAGCTGCGCCAACTGCAGGCTGATACGGAAGAATTGCAGCAGCTGGCGGGTCAGATAGTCAGCCGCCAGCAGGCGCTGGAGCAGACCAGAGCCCGGGCTGAAGAACAACGCCACAGCCTTGCGGAAAAGCAGCAGCAGCGGCAGAAACTGCTGGGAAAGATCGATGCCAGTCTTTCCCGAAAATCCCGAAGGCTGGCCCGCTGGCAGGAAGACGAACGGCGTCTTGGCGAGCTTCTGGAGCACATTCAATCGACCCTGGAGTCCCTGGACTTCCCTGAGCAGAAAGGCTTTCGTGAAAGCCGTGGTCATCTCCCATGGCCTTTGCAGGGGCGGTTGCGCAAGCGCTTCGGTGCCGAGAAAATCGGCAACCTGCGCTGGGACGGGGTTATAATCGATGCCAGGGAGGGTGATGGGGTCAAGGCCGTACATGCCGGGCGTGTGGCCTGGGCAGACTGGCTACGTGGCTATGGCCTGCTCATGATCATCGAGCACGGAAACGGTTTTATGACCTTGTACGGTAATAACCAGAGTTTGTTCAAGGAAACCGGTGACTGGGTGGAGGCCGGTGAAGTGATTGCCCAGGCGGGGGACGGCCGCATGGACAATACGGCAGGCATCTATTTTGGTATCAGGCACAAGGGCAAGGCTCTCAATCCGGTGCGCTGGTGTGGCAAACACAAATGA